CTTGTGGTTGAACGTGACCGCCGCCTTCGTCTTCTGGACATCCTTGATGGTGGCCTTTTCCGGAGCGTCGGCCGCCACGATCGCGCCGGCCGAGAACACGGTCAGCACGACGACTGCCAGTAGCGTCGCGAACTTCCTCATTCGAACTCACCCCCTCCCCGTGTGGTTTATAGCCAGAGATTGCATCGGGCGCAACGTTCCGACTCGAGCCGCGCGCAATCTTCGGTGAACCGCTTTTCGACCTCTTCGAAGGTCCCCCGGCGCTTCCCGGGGAGCAGCCGCTCCGCCTGCCGGCGTATCCGCCACTCGGGGCGATCGGGCTCCTGCCGCTCGAACCGCCTGCGGTAGTTGTCCCTGTACCGCGCCTTCCCGACCTCTTCGACGCACAGGTTCCCGTAGATATTCAGCGCGGCGACCCGCCCCGAGGCCGACGCCTCGACCACGGTGCCGGGACCGCGCACGCAGTCCCCGCAGGCATAAGCGGCGATTTTAGATTCCCCCCCCTTAAAAATCAAGCGGAAAACGTGGTGCTTTTCGTCGACGGCCTTCCGGACCGCCGTGGGAGGGATGAACGGGAGCTCCGCCCGGCTGCCGATCGCCATGATCACCGTGTCGGCGGCGACTTCGAATTCGCTGCCCGACACCGTACGGGGGACGACCCGTCCCTTCGGATCGAGATCGACCCGCTCGACGCGGAGCGCTTCGAACCCGGTCACCTGGCCGTCCTTCATCACGAACCGCTTCACCGCCGTGCCGGGGAGCAGTTTCGCCCCTTCCTCGAGCGCCTCCTCGATCTCCCAGGGGAAGGCGGGCATCGTCTCGCGCGACTCGATGCAGGCGATGGTGACCTCCTGGGATCCCATGCGGAGGGCGGTTCGGGCGACGTCGATCGCCACGTTCCCGCCGCCGATCACCACGAC
This window of the Deltaproteobacteria bacterium genome carries:
- a CDS encoding FAD-dependent oxidoreductase is translated as EGVPGPRVAVVGAGAAGLSAANTLARMGARVTVIDSNEEPGGMMRYGVTEFRFPHESLLSDVKGIFARGIHFRGGVTFGTDATFASLEAEGFDAVLVAVGTWEALRLPGAGGEDQGFHDALTFLTRVRKKRPPHLHGRVVVIGGGNVAIDVARTALRMGSQEVTIACIESRETMPAFPWEIEEALEEGAKLLPGTAVKRFVMKDGQVTGFEALRVERVDLDPKGRVVPRTVSGSEFEVAADTVIMAIGSRAELPFIPPTAVRKAVDEKHHVFRLIFKGGESKIAAYACGDCVRGPGTVVEASASGRVAALNIYGNLCVEEVGKARYRDNYRRRFERQEPDRPEWRIRRQAERLLPGKRRGTFEEVEKRFTEDCARLESERCARCNLWL